The region agaaggagTTAAGTATTTGAGGATGGAGAGAAGGGTTGGCAAATTCATGCGCAAATTCGTGCTTCCAGAGAATGCCAACACTGATGCTATCTCTGCTGTGTGCCAAGATGGAGTGCTTAGTGTCACTGTGCAGAAATTGCCACCACCTGAGCCCAAGAAACCAAGGACTATTGAAGTCAAGCTTGCTTAAGCTTGTTGTAGTAACAGGGGAATGTAACTGGCTCTGTTTTGTTTGGTTGTGTGTTTTCTCAACTTTTTGTTTTGTAATGGTTTTGAAGGCTTGGGTGAACTAGTGAAtatgatattatttttttcactCAAAGATAGTATTTCATTGATTGAATTGATGATACAATGCATCCATGCTGCCTTTATAAAGCAAAGGAACAATGAGATGATAATAAAAACTTAACATCTAATCTAAGCTTCTTAGGATTTTAGGATATTTGAATTTCAGTTGAGATAAACTCGAAAACACTATCAACCCAAAAGAACGTAAGAGTTACTTTCACATTCGTGTATTAGAATTCGTGATTTTCAGTTGAAACGAAACACACACTTAAGGATTAAGAAAATATTGCGGTGCTATCtaccattttcttttttttattgtttttcacAGATACCCTAACCAAGTCATGGAGTTTTAACGGGTTTAGGTGTACATGGTGGGCAACGTGAATTTACGGTGAATTAAATATCGAATGCAGAGTTTAGTGGCTCTGTCACTAGTGATAAAGAAGTGAGCGAAACGTGTTAAATAATGTGCAAGTGATGAACCCATTTGTGCTGCTTCCAAATTCACGACGGAACGGTGTGCTAGTGTTGTTTTGAATGCTGTCACGAACATATATATCTTGTTATATCTACACCCTGACCTAAAATTCGCCTTGTCCTCTGACATAAAGTGCGCCACCTAAGAATCTCACTAGTGTGAGTTCAATTGGAGCCATAAATATGTTATTTAAAACATGAGTGGCTGGAATTTGTTTTTAGAAGGTTTACGATAATCGTTTAAAATTGACGCTAATTTATCAACTTCAGCATTATACACTACTACAGATTTGACCTTTTGCCACACCccaattgtcacggttataggcggaaccgtgacAAAAGGTCAATTATCACGGTTTTAAAAGGAACCGTGACAAAAGGAAATAATGTGACAAAaggaaataatattttattattattgttttggaACCGTGACAACAGAAGTTCAATATCTGGCTCTTATTTTTCCCTCCCCTCCAATTTTTCCTGAAAAACCCTACCACTGCACCCTAACCTCTTCTCGCGCGCTCTCAATCGGTCTCTCTCCAATATCTGTCTTCTCAATCGGTCTCTCTTTCCTGCTCCCTCTCAATCGCCGGTCGCCGTTCTCCGTCACGCCGTTCGCCGTTCGCGTCGTTCTCGGTTCACGCCGTTCTCTGTCACGCGCACTTCTCTCTCTCGAGCACCATTGCAAAGCCCAGGTACCTTTCTCTCTAATATTCATCTCTACTACTCCCTAATTAGTGCTTGCTGCTGTAATATTCATCTCTGCTTCCCCCGTAAACCAACTCAAATAGTTCATCTGTAGCTAAGTTTCACTTAGGGTTTTTCTTGGTCCTGCATTACCTCTAGTTATTTGGGGCTTCTTTTAAACTGTCCCTCATGTGGCCAAAAATCTGGGACTGTTTGAAATCTGTGTgatctgttgttgttgttgttctcctACTGCTAGTTGCAGACTATTGTGTGATTGAGAAAGTTTTTTGCTGCTGTGCCCTGCTCAAATTGGTACGGGTTTGGAAGTGATTTGGCCAGACAATGTGACCATATTGCTATGAGATTGTGCTTTTCATCAAACAAAATTTTTACCTAGTTTGTCTCcttctgtttctttcttttatctttGTACAGATGTTGGTGTATTGGTCCTGGGAGTACACCTAGTACTCTCACAttaatatatatcttattttGGTGAGAATCATTTGAATTGTGCCCTTTTAAGACTGAAAGATAAAATTGATTGTTCCAACTGCAAAATCACAGAAAAGAAATTGGGTTAGAGATCAAGGGGGAAGAAATTGGGTTAGAGATCAATTGTAATATCTAAAATCATTCCAAGTTATTTCAAATCCTGGGCTTATTTAGTTAGTGTTTAAAATTTGGGAGTTGTATATCTAGGATCTTTATTTCAAGGTACGGGTTTCAATTCCAAGTCATTCTAAGTTATTCCAAGGTACGAGTTTCAATTCCAAGTCATTCCAAGTTATTTCAATTCCAAGTCATTCCAAGTTATTTCAATTCCAAGTCATTCCAAGTTATTTCAAATCTTTATTTCAATCAGGGAGTTGTATATCTAGGATCTATATAGTATTGAATTGGGAGGATTAAAAATAGTTGCTTGTAACTCCTAAGTCTCAACTCCTTTATTCCGAGATTGGAATTGCAACTAAGGTTGCTATTTGAAGCTTTATATTTGAGCACCTGAATGGACAAAAACTGTTCCAGTTttcatcatatattatatatctcaGTTTTGTAGAAAGGGGCAGATTCACTGAGAAATCAATGATGCATGTGGTTCTAGTCTTTTGGTTTGTGGAGATGAACTTGAGAGAGAGTTAAAGAGTGAGAGAGGCAGAGAGTGAGTGAGAAGCATGCATCCCTTCTTtgatttgtgtttttatttaattagaatTTCCGCTAATATGAGTTTGTTAGTAATGAACAACCCATGTTCTTAGTTTCTTTCCCCAATTTAGTTTTTCTATTTAGGATCTCAGGAATCAGTTCAGTTCGCATGCTTTCTCTTTTGATTTTTGTTCTCTAGCATCTTATTGTGACCTAATTTGATTTCGTTCTTGATGCTTCCATTTAGCATGATAATTGATAAGTATTTAacttggtttttagacatttagTTCACATGATTTAAAGGACTTAATGCAGAAAAAGACTAATAAACATGGCTACATGATTTTAACTGCCCCTCATACTATCTCAGGAAAATTAAGTGCTGATGGTGTGGTTAAATTTAATTTGGAGGTTTTGGGTATTAGGTGGTGGGTTTAAATTGGCTTAGTTTTAGTCGTTTGTTTTCTCTGCAATTATATTTTGATCACCCTTTAGATTAAATTGGAGCTTATATTTTGATTACCCTTTTGATTAAGAAACATGGCTTATTTGAGTAAAAATTATCTACAATTACCTTTTTTATTCAGGATATAGAGGGAACGTTAACCTTGCCGTGAGAAGCCGTTACTCGCTACCGTGcgcatttctctctctctcgagCACCGTGCAGAGCACATGtacctttctctctctatatacATGTATGTATCTATTATAGTGTGCTATCATCATTGTATCAGTTATATGAAAAGCTACTTGTAGTTATAATTTATTGCACAGCTAGTGTCCATCGATgatcatgaaaatgtaaatatTAAGTTGTGGGATTATGTCATTTCTGACAAGGAAATTGTAGAAACTAAATACAGCTGTGGAATTTAGAGATTGTTATTTCTttcaaattatgaaaaatatttatctGCTCTAACTTGTAATTTTCCCTTATCGTTTGAAGACTTTTCAGTGCCTGTCAACTCTAATTTAAGCTGATGACAATACTCTAGTTAAAGAGTGGGATTTGTATCAGTTTCCATGTTCGCGAATCCAGTATACCTGAACACAGCTAGGTGTTAAACTAACAGAAAGGATTAATTCACAGAGACCGATTTTCCATAGATAACCATAATGGGCTGCTGTTTCTGTTGAGATATCTTTGCTATTGCAGTTTGGGCTGCTGTAGGAAGTGATTTAAGCCTTTTTTGCTGGGGAAATTGGCTGTTGTTTTGTGTTTTGCTGAGGTCTTGTGGGCTGGTTTTGGTGCTGAGAATTTAGTTATGTTGTTACTGTTATCATGAGAAATTAATTTCCTGGCGCTGTGCTGTTTTGGCTGCTgtttcatgatattttattcaTGTATTTGGGGTTATATTGGCCTGCTGGATTAGGCAATCTGGTTGGTTTTTTCTGTACATTTTTCCAGCACAATCTGGTTGGTTTTTTCTGTACATTTTGCTAGTACAATCTGGTTGGGTTCTCTTTAATTATTGCTTTTGGCTCTGTTTGAATAGATTTATTCGAAGTTGAAGATCGAAGAGCCAAGCTGATTGCCACTGACTTAGAGGACCAGTCTGATTCTAAATATCCAGGTTTCACTCTTTCCTCTACACCCTACTTTTTTCAGCAGTTAACTCATAGTGAATACTTTATCTGTAAGCACTGCAAGTTGAAGTATGTGATACAAGTTAGATGTCCATAAGCATTAGAAATAACATTTGGAGCCATGGTTCTTTATGTGATACAAGTTAAATGGTGAATTAAGTGCTTCAGCCGTTTGTGTTTATATGAGGTACTTTTTTAAACTTGACTGAAAACaaagtttttagttttcttatCTAAGCAATTTTTTAACATTgtattttatttgtatattcTTATTTAAGGTTCTTATTTGATCACTGTGTGGCTGAAAACTTGACTGAGAAATTTGCCTTTTTGAGTCCTCATCGAACGGCACATGGGCTGACCAATCAAAGCCAATATATTTCGGATGCAATTATGGCAAATGGACACCCAAACCAATTATATCTTGCACCGGTCAATATAGGGTGAGAAATATTGGATGAAATTTGTAAATATTAATTCATAGTTACTTGATTAATTTATATGATTAGCTActtgatttattaatattataatttaacaTGTCTTGCTTGTAGGGCACATTGGGTGTTGGTTGTGATCAATGCCACTACAGGGACCTTATTTTACTTGGATCCTATACATGGTAGTTTGAATCAACGCAAAGTCATGAAAGAGATGTTTGATAAGTAAGCTTATATAGATCTACTTGCTATGTTAGTCATGCTATTCAACATATTTAATCATGAGtttttcattcaatttgttAGTGCAATGATGATCTACCGTGCTAATTGCAATGACAAGAGGATTACATGGTCCAAAGCCAAATGGAATACTATAAAGGTATACAAATTTACATAGCTGAAAACAATTAGATCTAGCTACCAAATCActgatatatattatatttgttttttatagTGCCCTGCCCAAACAAATTATATAGATTGCGGGTACTATGTACTAAGCTTTCTAAAGGAGATAATTGCGCACAAAAAATCTACAATTCCACAAGCGGTATGGAACTTTGactaaattcttaatttttcctatttttaagtGTGACTCTAAATTTTGTAACTTTTACCATCATTTTACAGTACTTCTCTGATTGTCAATTTGGCTTCTACGATGAGGATcaactaaatgaaattaaagaagagtGGGCTACTTATGTGTTAAAGAATTTTGCCTAGTGTGGGCTATTTGCTTTAATTCCTTGTGAGAGTATGGGCTACTTATGGTATGGAACTGCATTGCATGTTATTTTAGAGTATTTGGTTCAAGCAGTGTACTGTACTGGCTAGTGTTGGCTATTTGGTTTAATTTCTTGTGAGAGTATGTTCTCAACAACAATTAGTATTGTTTTGGACAAATTAGTGTAAATGTATTGTTTTCTTATTCAAGGTTGGAATATTTGAGTAATTTGGCTAGAATATGtgaatgttggtgattttatgcaatttatttttcaatataaacgTACTAAAATTTATGCACACACcaggtaaaaagaaaaaaatcaaaaattctgTAGCAATTTCACAGACCAGGTGTAtgacctattgtcacggttacaaccgtggcaatagaggccacctattgccacggttacttactcaaccgtggcaatagagggaacctattgtcacggttactcTTTACAAACCGTGATAACAGGCtaatcaattgtcacggttaaataggtaaccgtgacaatatatggcctctattgtcacggttaaataggtaaccgtgacaatatgtggcctctattgccacggttacgttTTGCAAACCGTGATAACAGCCatatcaattgtcacggttccgcctttaaccgtgacaattgagcaattgtcacgccttctattgtcacggttaaaccgtgacgaatgggcggttttaaccgtgacgaaaagccttttctgtagtagtgataGCATGCATGGTCAATGAAAACCGGCTGGGATTTATTTGACTATCATCAAATTGATGATGTGCTACGGTTCTTTCGTCTGTTGTTTGAGGGTCTCCTGTGAGTTATTGCGTCAGAGACATAAGGAGATTACTACCTCTTACTTCTTGTTATACAATTTAGGATGGATGAGAACATTTGAGGTATATGGCTTAATTTCTCATTGTAACCATGATTCATAACTACAATGAGAAACAATACTTGCAATATGTTCCCGTAATGAACACTGAGAAAAGGTATAGAccctaaaccctagcagagcttaGGAATGATAAAAGCCCAATCCTCTAgataaatgagcaaaagtctcTTACAATGAGTGTCAAGTCCCCTTTTATTGAGGTTACATAGGGTCATAATTTTATCTCTAATGGGCTTGTTGGGTCGTACTACATTAGACCCAACTCTCTTACATGTGTCTCTCGTCCCTGGAGACTTTCCTAGAAGGGGGTTTGCTAATTTCCCAAGTCTGTCAACTCGCCGTAGGTGAGCCCCATCTCTTGAGGGCTTACTGCCCCTAGGCGAGTCCTTTTAGAGTATAGGGGGCTCGCCTAGTGCACAACACATCAAACTCGAAACATAAGAGCACAGTGTGTCTTTAAAATGTCTTTGATTGCCAATTCCACTGTGTTCCTAATCAATCGCCTATTGGGTGAACGCTCTTTCACCCGGTCcgcaagacaccgagctcgaagcatatATAAGAGCACaatgtgtcttttaaatgccttgcTTGTCCTAATGTCGTCCCGGAGACTCCCCCGATAGATCGCCCATTGTCACTCGCCACTCGGTACAGCGTCCCTCGGTtggcggtttcgaccaacgcgcaggGACTATTCCCAAGTTTAAAGTCACAATATCTTCTCCGCCCAAGGAATTTCCATACGCTCACCAAGTTTCTTCCTTGTCGTTGACATTGTAGTGAACTGCTCGCCAACTCTAATCATACTAACTTCGCCTTTGCACAATTTCCGCTACCTACTCCCTGACATCCAACTAAAACATAACACTTTAAGTCAGTAAGAACTCAAATTATTCCCATTTTTTGCTTCCCTTCAACATTTGTCAAACTGACACGCCAACTGTCTTAGCCTTTTTCAGTTAAACCACGTACTCATTTGCCTTACCCGAAACGTCACATCCCAAAATCAAGCGTCACATCCTCATCCATCATTTCCTTTAATACTTTTCACCTTCCCGAGATAATCATGATTAAGCATTGCCTCGAATTCCTCCTTTTAAATTCATCATTGCACGCGCCCCATACCAAAGGTCACCTCCCACTATAAAACATGCTCTCCTTCCTCATTTTGTACCCATTTCCCTCACTTTCCCTTCTCCGACCTTCCTCCGTGCCAGACCTCTTTGTGTCCCAGTCTTCCCATCTCCTCAGCCTAAAAAAGCCACCCCCTCCGGTGAGTCCCTACTCCCTTCACtcttttttctttgatcttacATTTCCATTCTTCCCCTTTATCGTAGTCTTTTCAATCTGCAACATATTCTCTATGGCTGCAAATAACGAAAATAGGGCTTTCAGCTCGACGTCTAAGTCACCGGAATGGAACCAGGCCACTACCTCTGGTGGCGAGATCCCACAGCCTCTATTGCCGCACCAAATCAAAGCCTTTCGGCAAAAAATCCCATGATACGCTTCCTATACCAATCCGACCCGCCATGCTTTTGAAAGCAATTAACCAACCTTCCATTTACACTGACtcgcctcttgtaaaggatttcTTTGTCAAAGTTAAAGGGTTTTGTTAAGAGGAATGTTATAATGAGAAACTACGCGTCGTCAGGTTCAAAAAAGACGATTTCCCTTGGTGTCGTCGGATGTCTGCCGACCCGTTCGCCCATTTCTTTTTTGTATATGATTTCCTCTTTACGGACCTGGGAATCAAATTACCCTTCTCGCCCTTCTTTTGCAAGGTCATGAATTATAACAACATCAACCCAATCCTGTTGCATCCAAGCGCTTGGTCGTTCATGCGTTTCTTCGAGATTCTGTGCGACCCCATTTGACTAACTCCCTTTCCACTTCCTTTTTTCTATCTTTATGATGTGAACCGAAAATCCTTGCTGACCCCAGGATGGGTGTCAATGAAAGCTCGGCCTGGTCGTCGGCAATTCACCCCATTTAAAAGCAACGCCAAAAACTCCTTCGCCAAGAGATACTTTAAGGTTGCAGTCCACCATGAGTACCCTGAGCTCTTCACACGTAGATAGAGGTGTAATCGGACCGGATTGGTTCAGATTTAGGGTGTTTAAATGTCCGAACCAATCAAACATGTTCGATTTGGTTTGGTTCGaatttcatgatttttactTCTAAACCCGAACCGAACCAACCTGGTCtcaattggattggttcggttcggatggtcgaatttgaaattaaaaaatatcatttGAAAATATACACAAATATTATTCTAAAAACGTGAAaagttataaaaatatatagaaaaatTCAACATTTTTAAACAACAGAACATTCGATAATgatataatttatataatataaataaaaccaACATCTCTAATACAAATATGAATATGTAATGTAATGGGTTGAAAGTGTTTGAGTTTAATGTAAAAAATTCTCAAttcattgggttggttcggattggTCGGTTTTTCAATCTCCAAATCCGCTATCCGAACCGATGGTGATCGGATTCAGTAAAAAAATCCGAACCGAACCAATGATCCAATCCAACCCACCATAATGTGTTCGGTTTGATCGGATCCACCCCTACACGTAGAGATAGGACCATCCGGTTCCCTCTTTATTGGACGGAAAAGCCGGTGGGAATTATGGAGATATCCGATTACTCTTTAACAGACAACGATAAGAAAACCATCCGCTTCTTTTCCAAAATCAATGTTCTTGAAAGCTCTGTTGTTatatgttgttcctttgttgtgttgtctgcattttagctaagttaaGTTTTTGGCCAACATGTCGGGCCCGATGTCACAATATCTTGCCTGTGACATATGTCCCTGCGAAACCTACAATGAGATGGCTAGGTTTTCTGTGAAGCTTCG is a window of Lotus japonicus ecotype B-129 chromosome 5, LjGifu_v1.2 DNA encoding:
- the LOC130720221 gene encoding uncharacterized protein LOC130720221 yields the protein MRFLFDHCVAENLTEKFAFLSPHRTAHGLTNQSQYISDAIMANGHPNQLYLAPVNIGAHWVLVVINATTGTLFYLDPIHGSLNQRKVMKEMFDNAMMIYRANCNDKRITWSKAKWNTIKCPAQTNYIDCGYYVLSFLKEIIAHKKSTIPQAYFSDCQFGFYDEDQLNEIKEEWATYVLKNFA